A part of Neodiprion pinetum isolate iyNeoPine1 chromosome 4, iyNeoPine1.2, whole genome shotgun sequence genomic DNA contains:
- the MED10 gene encoding mediator of RNA polymerase II transcription subunit 10: protein MASPLENLETQLELFIENVRQIRIIVSDFQPQGQNVLNQKIQGLVNGLQEVDKLKSQVQDVHVPLEVFDYIDQGRNPQLYTKDCIEKALTKNEQVKGKIDAYRKFKANMLLELTCVFPNELAKYRAIRGDE from the exons ATGGCGTCGCCgttggaaaacctggaaaccCAGCTCGAACTTTTTATCGAAAATGTGCGCCAGATTCGTATAATAGTGAGCGATTTCCAACCTCAAGGGCAAAACGTGCTCAATCAAAAGAT ACAAGGTCTTGTGAATGGACTTCAAGAAGTGGACAAGTTGAAATCGCAGGTCCAAGATGTTCACGTTCCGCTGGAAGTCTTTGA TTACATAGATCAGGGACGAAACCCACAACTCTACACCAAAGACTGCATCGAGAAGGCGCTTACAAAGAATGAACAGGTTAAGGGAAAGATTGATGCGTACAGAAAATTCAAGGCCAACATGCTGCTCGAGTTGACTTGTGTTTTTCCTAATGAGCTAGCAAAATACAGAGCGATTCGTGGTGATGAGTAA
- the HDAC1 gene encoding histone deacetylase HDAC1, with the protein MSTAPHSKKRVCYYYDSDIGNYYYGQGHPMKPHRIRMTHNLLLNYGLYRKMEIYRPHKATADEMTKFHSDEYIRFLRSIRPDNMSEYNKQMQRFNVGEDCPVFDGLYEFCQLSAGGSVAAAVKLNKQASEICINWGGGLHHAKKSEASGFCYVNDIVLGILELLKYHQRVLYIDIDVHHGDGVEEAFYTTDRVMTVSFHKYGEYFPGTGDLRDIGAGKGKYYAVNIPLRDGMDDESYESIFVPIISKVMETFQPSAVVLQCGADSLTGDRLGCFNLTVRGHGKCVEFVKKYNLPFLMVGGGGYTIRNVSRCWTYETSVALGSEIANELPYNDYFEYFGPDFKLHISPSNMANQNTPEYLEKIKTRLFENLRMLPHAPGVQVQAIPEDGAIVEDSEADEKVNPDERLPQRDLDKRIQHENEYSDSEDEGDGGRRDNRSFKGSRKRPRLEKGQESGDSDLKKEDDIKSEIKENEKDDKANVTSEEVKKDGSVNP; encoded by the exons ATGTCCACAGCACCGCACAGTAAGAAGCGGGTCTGCTACTACTACGACA GTGATATTGGAAACTATTACTATGGCCAAGGACATCCCATGAAACCGCATCGCATAAGGATGACCCATAATTTGTTACTTAATTATGGACTGTACAGAAAGATGGAAATTTAt CGACCACACAAAGCTACCGCCGATGAAATGACCAAGTTTCACAGCGACGAGTATATCAGGTTCCTCAGATCAATCAGGCCCGACAATATGTCTGAATACAACAAACAAATGCAACGCT TCAATGTGGGGGAAGATTGTCCGGTGTTTGACGGCTTGTACGAGTTTTGCCAGCTATCAGCAGGAGGCTCAGTAGCGGCTGCAGTCAAGTTGAACAAACAGGCATCAGAAATTTGCATAAATTGGGGAGGCGGGCTGCATCATGCCAAGAAAAGCGAGGCCTCTGGGTTTTGCTATGTCAACGACATAGTCCTTGGTATTTTAGAATTGCTCAAGTATCATCAGAGAGTATTATATATTGACATAGACGTTCACCACGGCGACGGCGTTGAAGAAGCCTTTTACACAACTGATAGGGTAATGACAGTATCGTTTCACAAATATGGAGAATATTTCCCTGGTACTGGTGACCTTCGAGATATTGGTGCAGGAAAG GGTAAGTACTACGCAGTCAATATTCCTCTGAGGGATGGAATGGACGATGAAAGTTACGAATCGATATTTGTACCAATAATATCGAAAGTTATGGAGACGTTTCAACCGTCTGCAGTTGTTCTGCAATGTGGTGCTGATTCGTTAACAG GTGACAGACTTGGCTGCTTCAATCTAACGGTCCGAGGACATGGCAAATGCGTCGAGTTTGTTAAAAAGTACAATTTACCGTTCCTCATGGTAGGTGGCGGTGGGTACACCATCCGTAACGTTTCTAGGTGTTGGACATATGAAACATCAGTAGCTTTGGGATCAGAAATAGCCAATGAACTGCCCTACAATGATTACTTTGAATATTTCGGTCCCGACTTCAAACTGCACATAAGTCCCTCTAATATGGCGAACCAGAATACACCTGAATATCTGGAGAAAATcaa aacgagattattcgaaaatttgaggaTGCTACCTCACGCACCAGGGGTTCAAGTTCAGGCCATTCCTGAAGACGGCGCCATTGTCGAGGACTCTGAAGCCGACGAGAAAGTAAACCCAGACGAAAGACTGCCGCAGAGAGATTTAGACAAACGAATACAGCACGAAAATGAGTATAGCGATAGCGAAGACGAGGGAGATGGTGGGAGAAGGGATAACAGATCATTCAAG GGCTCCAGAAAAAGGCCGCGACTCGAGAAAGGGCAAGAAAGCGGTGattcagatttgaaaaaagaagatgatATCAAATCAGAGATAAAAG AGAACGAGAAAGATGACAAAGCCAACGTAACGAGCGAAGAGGTAAAGAAAGACGGAAGTGTGAATCCCTGA